The Sparus aurata chromosome 10, fSpaAur1.1, whole genome shotgun sequence genome includes the window GCAACATATCAGATTTATTGTATAAGAAACTGATGCCAAACATATACATTATTGGATGAATTAACCAATAGCACGTAAagacatgtatatatatatatatatatatatatatatatatatatatatatatatatatatatatatatatatggagaATTAAAACTGCCcaaaaaactaagaaaaaataaataacaaatgacATATTTAACAAACTGCTCCAAGAtgcattaaatgtaaaattaaaaacaaatatgaatgCAATTTTTAAGTCACAAGAAGCATCACAAATACATATTCCTCTATCATTGTGtatctgtatttatttgcctttgtattataccatggtctggatGAATatttgattctgattggctgcagtcTGTCAAATAATTCCTGATTAAGACATTTTTGGAACTGCAAGGTAGATCCTGTGAAACTTAAGACTTGAATTAGCTtactgagctaacagcagctagcagcagttagttgCTACTGGTGATGCGCTGCCTTTATTTCTTTCGAAATTGACAGATGCAGTGTCCTTCTTACAACACAGTGAAGCTCCTGCTCTGTGCAGGAACAGCAGAGGTAACACCAGACTGCAGGGGAGATTTAACCAGGCCATAGAAACCATCAACACACAATCAATGACTTCCTTTGACAAATTAATAATAACCCAAGACAGATCCCAAAAAAACCTCAACATCAGCGCTCCCAGTATGGCCAATATGGTGTAGAAAGCCCTCTGCTTTGATTGGTCAACCCTCTGCCTGTCCCCACCCTGTTCACCTGGCCCTGGACGAATCAggacacagagaacagagaggctGAAGTAGGAGACGATGATTAAGGTGAAAATCAAGATGACAAAAGTTATGTGATAAGAGATATCTTCTACAGGCATTAGACTTGTTtcaacaaagcaaagcagccaaacacacacgATGCtgatatttctgattctgacccctctctctcctttcagaCTCAGGTAGATTATGGGATGAACAACAGCCAGGTAGCGCTCTGCACAGGTCAGGATGTGAAAGAACATCTCTCCATACCAGGCAAAGGCACATAGAGAGTTAGCCCCAATTACTATATCAGCATGAGTCCTGTAGATACCCCAACATATGAAAATGAACCCTAAGACACCAGCTAGCTCCATGATGACCATGTGGTAGGTGAAGCTGTCTGAGTGACTCATCGTTGCTGTTGTGGAGGTGGAGCGCTGTGTCCGCCATTGTTTGAGACCCAGGTAGAGGACGAGgatgcagagagggaggaggaggaggacgtgtGTGACGCAGAAGCTGGTGAAGATTAAATTGCTCGGTTCAGAGGTGAGGCAAAGGAATAAGGTAGAAGGGAGGTCAGAGTTGGAGGAGGAAAGGTTCAGATGAGGAAGAGAAGTGTTCAAGGACATATctggaagagaaaaagacataaTGATGGAGAAATGTACAGATTACATTATTTGCATAACTGTCAATCCAGGAAGAGGGAATAATAAAAACTTTAGCCACTGGTAAAGGTAAAGGTTCAAAATTCCTGAATCCTACATCTCccaaaatacaacttaaatgcAGTGTTTATTGTATGTTACCTAAACACATGCAAGCTTCTAAAGTTGCTGAATGGGGTCTGTGGAAAACACACTGATTTTGTAAAATACGTTAtataatgttaaaatgtcagaacCGTCTGAtaaattttgttttctgtgaataagatcatttaaaaaaaaacaatgagaagaCCCACCTTATCAACCTTAACTTGCTCACGATCTTTCCTCCtatgtctctcctctctgtagaCTCCTGAATATGTGCTCCAAAAGCTCCCATTCTCTTTGAGTCATATTCAAAATCAGTCAAGTTGTATttgcatgaaaaacaaattgacAGTGTCGAAAACATCACTTGTCAAGCCGCTCTGTGGTGCTTATCTAAGATTCAGGCATTATTACACAATTATTACTCAGACATATTCTGGTAGGCACCCGCAATAAGctccaaaaatgtattttatcatgtatttatttatttttttatttatctatttttttattcattcattcattcattcatctattTTACAGCAGTTTCCTTTACATCATAAGATTAgggaaatgtgtctttttcgTCCAGTGTGCATGACCTGTTTTGGCCGCTATTTTAGATTATCTCCAAAAGCCCAGGACTGTTCTAGTGGGCTTGGCATGTCGTAGAGCCCCTGTAGTGTGGTAATAACCAATCCAAGTCAGGTAAACCCTAAAATGATGTCACCGGGATTTGTATCCTCAGAGTGTGACCAAGAAACGAGATTGATTTGTATCGAACTCACGGTaccaaaagaagaaaaggtTTTGTAGTTGAAGTTAGTCACCAGGTTCCAAAAGGTTTTGTGCTCAGACCAATACTGTTCACTCTATATATGCTTCCATTAGAACACACTCGATTCATTTTCATTGCTAAGTAGATGATATACAGTTATACATATCTATTAAGCCAGAGGACAGTAATTAAGGAATATAttgaagacagaaaaacatggTTGACTTTCAATGTTCTGTCcatgaaacaacacaaaacagaagGTCCACGTTcgcagcctgtaaattgtcgttaactgccgaaaattagggagatttccggacGTTTATGGGGCccaaaaatcccacttttcatgcagtgtattGTGCCCTAAACGTTAAAGAGACGCAGTATCTGGTGATATAGTCTGGGTGGCATTACTCTTGCCTCAAGCACCAAAGTAACAAATCTGGGAGTTATTTTTTATCAGGATTTGTCCCCCTAACCCTATCCCCAATCTAAACTCAAAGTATGGTCTATTCCTAAACTTTGCTTAACACCAAGACTGTCTTAACTTTTATTTGGTCGAATCTAACCAGAACTGACAAATATTACTGGTACTGTCATCATTTTAAGCTTAACATCAAAGACCAAGCTGCCATGTTTGATGAGTTAGGAGTGACAACATGAAAGCTGAAAACGAGAATAACACAGAACTTGGATCAAGCCATGTATGTTTATTTGAAATAAGCAATTCAAACGAAATTGATCAGTTATACAATCACGATTGTACAGTAAGGCAAAAGTAACATGACagactgtaaatgtgtttgcagGACACTGATGCCAGAGATTTGCATATACTCTGCCCAgtgcatttacaaaaaaaaacccacaagcATAATCTACTAAATATAAAGAGTTCACACATCAATTGTGTATTAACAATGATAACTAACAATAATAAGTGTATGTAATGACAAATAAGTAAGGATTATGACTCAACTTTGCTGCTCTTCTCTACTCTCTACTCAAAATTATAGGGAGCATTTGCTCATCAGAGGATGTTTTCAATAAACAAGCTAGTAAACCCACTGCACAAACATTTAACAGCAGATAAAGTTAGCAAAAGGCTACTGAAGGATGGCCATCATCCATCAGCTAAAGCGCATTTGATTGCTTAACTGTTTGCTATTTCAAATGATCGTAATAGTAATATgagtggatgaaaaaaaaatcagttcaggcaggttttttttttattttacatcatcTTGTAGTCTATGAGTATTTCCTGCGTAGAAACAGCAGAGGTATCACCAGGCTGCTGGGGAGATTAAACCAGAAATCAGACAAGGCTGTTACACACTGAGGACCTCCACCTCTAAACTCGAAATAAATCCAAACAATATTCCAAAAAAACCTCAGCAACAGCACTCCCAGAATGGCCACGATGGTGTAGAATGACCTCTTCTTTGATTGGTCAACCCTCTCCCTGTCCCCGCCCTGTTCACCTGGCCCTGGATGAATCAGGACACAGAGAActgagaggctgcagagagaggtGATGATCAAGGAGAAAATACAGAGGCAGATGTTCAGGATTGAGTCGACTATATCTAAATACGCCATATTCGTTCCTCCAAAGGaaagcagccaaacacaccCAATGATgacatttctgattctgacccCCTTCTCTCCTTTCAGACTCAGGTAGATGATGGGATGAACGACAGCCAGGTAGCGCTCAACACAGGTCAGGATGTGAAAGAACATCTCTCCATACAAGGTCATGGCCCAAAGATGGAACCCAGCCCATATTTTCATGAAATCATACCTAAAGAAACCACAACAGCTGATCATGAATCCCAAGACACCCATTAGCTCCATGGTGACCATGTGGTAGGGGAAGATGTCTGAGTGACTCGTCATTGCTGCTGTGGAGGTGGAGCGCTGTTTCCGCCATCTTTGAAAACCAAGATGGAGGACGAGgatacagagagggaggaggaggagggtgtgtgtgacGCAGAATGTGAGGAAGACAAAGGAGCCCGGGCTGTTGAGGAAGCATTCAAGGTTATAAGGGCTGTAGGAGTAGATGAAGGAAATGTTTGGTTGATGAAGGGAGTCACTGGAAGAGGAGTCGTTTCTGGACATATctggaagagaaaaagacaaatggcGATTGTATAACTTACTTCCGTTGCAGATCATGATAGAATTGGGATCCAACTCCTGTCTCTCTTCTTGCAAGGTAAAGCTTATTCCTTATCCAAATCTGAAGGGTCTAAAGATGAGAGTGATAGTTGTATACTTTTGCAAATGCTGATCAGATTTCCATCTCAACTGGCTCCTGGAGCCTTTTAAACAAAATATCTGTAGACATCGACGGTATCAAACAGACTCTTTAGTATCCCGCGGCTAGTTTTCTGAAAGCTGTGTAGCAATGTGGCCAAGTTCTTCCAAAcatgaccacagttcaagagaAAGACATTTCAAAGATGGCCTTACTTTTCGAAgcattttaaaggggcactatattacttttttcagcCCTTATTCTTAAACTGCAGGACCTCTTAACATGTAATTAAGTCTTTTTGATCTATATAGATCTATCACACATTTTCCTATATTTAATTAACTTTAACTATTATTCAGAGGTTTTTTATCTGCTTACAAAAGGTTCAGTATACTTACAGTATACTCTTAATCAAGCAAGAAAAAAAGCTCAGTAAAGGTATAATGATATAAGCTTTTATTAATGTTCTTAAGCAGTCTACAGACTGATAAAAGTTGTCTTATAAGTGCTTACACATGTCTTACATGTTTATTGCACTAttattaaagaggtcatattattcTTTTGGGGTTTTgcctttcttttattgttttatgaggcatttttgtgcatgtaaatgctCTGCAAGGTGAAAATGCCAAAAGACCACGTCACAGTAAGTTACTGACTCCTACAGAAAACACGCACAGCCTGAAACACCTGGTCTGGAGTCGAGTCTTTACTTCCATTACTTATGTGCGTCACTATGTAACAGACATTTTATGAGTATATATTCTCGTGTGGATTTAAGGAGATAGATCAACAAGTAATATTAACACAAACCTTGTGATTGTTCGTTTCTGATCTTCTTCCCTCTGCGTCTCCCCTCTGTAGGCCCCTCACTGTGGCTGAGCATCTGTCGAAATAAACTGTACTGACTGTATATTACAGTGCCACCCCACACCTCACCTCTCTGAATTTTCAattcaaatatgttttatttgaataaaaaacaagGCAGAAGATGAAAACCTACAATCACAACAACACGTCAAATgggataaaataataatatataacatCTATGTGTACATAGAAAAACTCATAGCCTTACCCAGTATcctacatttattatttttgtttgcatACAGTATCTTTATTAGTTTATAGATGCTTTTACACATGGTTTGTGTGCAGCTATACTATCtcaacaaatgtttaacattctATTTGTAAAAACTAGTTCTACGTCCATTCCAACTACCACTCTACTACTTGAACAGTTGACAGAATTCaaatgatgaaaagacaaaGTCAGCGGTGTATTCAAATAGAACAGCTCTGtaagcgtgtctgtgtgcatggtTGAGTTATTTTAATCTTAATTTGTTTGTCATATGTGAGCTGTTAATTTGAATCTTTTCATGGTGTCCCTGCACTGAAAGCATCACACGCATGTCCAGTTGCTCTTACAACAACCTGGATGACTTCACCAGCATATGTAATACCAAAGCATCTACCATACTTATATATATACTCAGTATAATATACATGCACAGCATTtaaattatatacatttattgcaaaagGTAAATCTATGCAGGTGTACCACCAGGGTGTGAGGCCTGTAGACACATGTGAAGGACAGAGAAAGGATGAGGCAGGCAGCAGCTGATGTGTTTCCTTATCTTGCTTCTGTCGTTATTTATTTATAGACATATTTGCAGTCTAACTACATTTTCTCCATCAAACCACAATTATACAATTATTAAACCCCAAAACAACAAACGTCACTTTCAGCAATGTGTTTGGTATTGTTCACATAAGAAAGACAATCTTCTACAAGAAAATATAATAGTCAAATTCAATAAGCAATATGACAAAGTTGAGCAGGTTTGTGTCAGTCTACAAAAAAATATGATCAACTTCACACATGCAACCGATCTTTCCCAATCATATTCTTAACAAAACAGCTGTTCAAATGCACAAGGAACGCTGTTGATGCCATTGTTGGACGCCCAGGTAGAGGACAAGGATACAGACcgggatgaggaggaggatgtttgCGATGATGGACAAGATGAAGATCGAGTGGCCTGGTTCAAAGTGGACACAATTTACGCCATTTGGGAAGTTATGGATGTGGGAGAAGTTTGGATAAGGAACAGACTCattgaaggaggaggaagagttaACTGACATatctgagaagagaaaaagaccTGACAGTCAAATGGAGATATTCGATTACATCTATTGCATGAATGTTCATCCCTGTTCGATCCCAGTTGTTCTTACTTGAGTTTACGAGTGACAGACACAGATTTGATGACAGATTGGTACCAAGCACCATCTGGGGCTGAAAAATGTAGCCATAGCAGAAATACCCCAAAAAACCACTGGCGGTTCCAAAAGCGAATATTTCTCTGTTATATTGCATGTAAAAATGTCCAACTCTGGACACATGGCCTTGTTATTGGTGTGGATGTCTTTTGGAGAATCTTTCATGCAGATATTGGACTCGCTGTGTGGTTCCTTGGACTAAAAGACGGGAGTGGAGGGACAGACGTCGGCGTCTTGGATTAAGGAAAAACTCTGTTGATTGGCAGCCAGCTTCTGGAGCAGGCAAGCTTTAGAAGAATAAACACCCGGAGTCAAGGAGAGGGCGGAGtttgtttttcaaacttttGGATGTAAAAGTAGATTCATCCACACTCTCACTACTCAACCTTTACTTCATGAATACACAGAATAGAgataggaaaaacaaaaaacactgggGGATGAAGGTCACAAAAATAGCTCAGTGCTGGTCTTTGCTTGTTATCTTGCAGCTATAGTATTCTGGCTGTTGGGAGCAAATCATGTCTTCacacaaattaaacatgttttgtttaacatgttttttggtggtacaaagacacaaacacgtCCCCATTTTCAGGCTAAACCTAAGTGAGTTTCAGAGTGTCTTTGCcttgaaagaagaaaagataTACACGTTACAGGAGTATGTTAACAAAATTATGATTACATTGCCTTTAATTTGACTTTACAAAACAGATCAAATTTGGATGTAATACAATATTAAAGACATTGCAACGGCTGTTTTCACATGTAAGATTAGCATTAACGACCATAGAGAGTAAACTCGCCTTTATGTGTTTGATCAGTATACTGCCCCTGTGAAGTCCCCACAGATACAGTTTCAGCTGTCTAAGTGTCTTGAGAGTAACAGAAAGTAACTAGAATACTCACCTTACAAGAATATGCTTTGGATCTAACTCCCTCTGCGTTGCATCTGTGTGGACTCCTGTGAGTATATGCTCCAAGTTATGTATCTACAATATGCTTTATAttcaaatatgatttatttgaataaaaaacaaagtggcaATGACAAAGATGTCAGAAACACTGACTGGCAAATGAGTTATCTGTTGAAAATACATATGACAGTCAACCTACTCatgaatcaattaattgtttaaaCTGTATATCATTTTTTCTAGTTTAATTTATTATTCAACAAAATGTCGGATTACATGGTGTTctgaaaagtttgttttatgtgtgacaTGATGACTGTTTTCCTTTTAGGGTGTTCAGAACAGGGACAGACAGCTGAGAGACACTGAAGTCaggggacagaggacagagtcATATCAGCAACACCCAAGATTCATTGAAACTCAAGTTCTGTCTACCAGAACTCTCTCCTTCCAAGAGCGGTGGTACAAGGACTGGATACATTATGATGCAGTGCAGAAgggggttttgtgtttttattgcatgaGAATTTACCAGGACAAAGTCACCCCATTTGCTGTAAAATCAGAGCCCGCCTTTATCACTTCTGGATTCAAGAATTTGAAAAAAGCTATTGAAAAATTTAAAGCACATGAAGGTCATACACACCGTCATGCTGTCTCTGTGACTGCACAAGAAAATCACCCTGTAAATGCACAGTTGTCCAGTGCTTTGGCAAATCAACAAGCAGACAACAGGCACTGTCTTGGGAAAATTGTGAGTTCAATCTAATATTTGGCATGACAGGGACAGGCCTTGAGAGGACATGAGGATGAAAACAGTAATTTTTGTCAACTCTTGAAGAGAGCACATCAGTCCACAGATCCAGAATGAAAGTCTGTCTACAATGAGCAACAATATTGTTAGTGGAATAGCTTATACAATCAGAGATCTACCAGTTCTTCAGTATGCAGTTATTATGGATGGAACACAAGACATCTCTGAGCAAGAACAAGAAAGTATTTGCCTGCGTTATGTTGACAATGACCTGAAGCCCCACGAAGAGTTCATTGGTTTGTACTCTGTTTCTGAAACAACAGGAAGAGGAGTAGTTAAAGATGTGCTGCTGAGATTAAACTTACCAAGGCATGGTTTACGAGGTCAAACTTATGACGGGGCAGCTAATATGGCTGGGAAGTGTGCTGTTGCACAGGCACTGATAAAACAAGAGCAGCAACTAGCACTTTACGTTCATTGTGGAGCCCACTGTACTAATTTAATCACTCAGAAAGCTTGCTTAACCTCTGTTCTGATCAGAGACTCATTGGATTGGGTCAACCAGCTTGGAGTCCTGTTGTTTCATTCAGGAAAGATTAAGGCGATCCATGCAGCAATAACACATGCAGACAATCCATCATGCACTGCAATAAAACCCCTGTGTCCCACAAGATGGACAGTACGGGGAGAAACCATCACAGCTGTTTTGTCACAGTATGGGTCAGTGCTGGCTAGCTTGCAGGAGATGGCTTGTGGTGCCTCAAATACTGCATCTACTGCTAATGGCCTGCTAGGGCAGTTTAGGAAAGGCAAAACAGTTTTGGGTCTCATCCTCGCCTCACCAGTGATTTGTGAGCTTGAATGCCTGCCATGGTTTCTCAACGTGTTTCTTTAAGTTGGACGTGGAGGTGTTGAAAGCAGAGaggtagttttttgtaaagcagtgatcctcaaccagtggtctggggacaacattggtctttgagagggttccagttcccaacttagctaaatgatagagagttagttggacggtgcaggttcatttggttacagttttaatgattgtaaataaacatctgcatctgcaacatctgctgtctcttacttttacttaaagtaaatttaaaagcatgtacttttggatacttaagtacctttaaaagcaagtactttattactcttactcgagtaacatgtcgactgcaCTGTAAAAACTAACATATAGAATTTACCCAATAAATCTGAGGTAACAATTTGCATCTACTTTTTTGGGGTAGATTTAATTCCATATTTTGAgtgtaaaataactgaaataaaaagctaTGGAATACTAAAATAAATTGGGTTATATTTATCTAACATTTCTGTATATATTTAACAACTTCTTACTCATTAAAATTGGGTAAAATTAACTCTTGATTGCTTAGTAGATAATACCTGATAATTACTATTCAAAGTTAATCAATATCATTTAGTTACCATTACTTGTTCAGAGCAGGTAAGATAAACTCCCCCCCAAATAAAAAGGCTTTCAGATGGTgatcataaatgtttttaatccatgaaatattgaatttctcagtttAATGACATAAACTAAAGTAACACAAACTTAGTGAGTTATTATCAACATTTACGTCACTGAACAGATGTAAATGGTGCGATGGAGATTCATAGGTTCAGGAGACCGATGTCTTCAGCAAAGGCAGGTTATTGATTTTTGATCAGGAGGTGATCGGCGCCGATAAGAGCTCTGATCCTGATGGCTGCTCTTTACTGATCATGCTGAAACCATGGATCTAACCAAGAAGCCACCATAACCACAGATTCTTCCTTTGATTGTTAGATCACCACTaactaattaaataaataaaaactaacaAAGAACTTACTAAATAACCAACTAACTCATTAACTAAATAACTAACTCACAGTGCGCCACATCTGAGACATGTAACCAAGTGGAAAGAAAGCAGAGTGGAAAATTGAATCAGAAATAGCTAAACAAATGAGAGCACCAACAATGGACGCTGTACCCTCATGGAAAAGTGAATTTGCAAGTATGTTTGGTTGACACATGACAATACAGATGAAAGGCTGTTGACTCACAGGCTGGTGtcaaagagctgaaaaaggtgtgtgtatgtttgtttgtttgtgtgtgtgtgtgtgtgtgtgcacacatataAAAGTGGTAATGGGGAGGGGTTCAAGCCTGTTAACAGACCAGCTGTTGCTAGACGAGACCCTGGCGATGTATAGACCCCTGATGGTCTGGAGagtcaggagtgtgtgtgtgtgtgtgtgtgtgtgtgtgtgtgtgtgtgcgcgcgtgtgtgggGTGTGGTTGGTGGTGTGCTGTGCTGTGGGGTGTGGGGGGTGACACAGCAGCGGAGGGAAGAGAAGAAATCTAAAAATTACACTCCTTCACAACTCCATCCAGCTCTGTTCGGACAAAAGATCCTCTTGAGGGGAAGAGCGGAAATGTCTGCCTATTGCATGAGCTTATTTTTGAGGCTATGGACCTTCTTCAGTAGTTTCGCCCCGTCAAGCtccaaaaaaagtttttgaaaagCTTCAAACGTGTTCTTTAGCTGCTTTGGATATTCGAGGTTGAGAGCATATATCAGTCCCATCAGCAGAATGCAGGCTTTTGTTCGGCTTCCACATCCTTCCATCACTGTGTTTCCCTCAATCACAATACACACATCTGATGGATCCTCCTCGGCCATGACACTGTGCATGACGATCACCTTCATTGTTTTGTCCGTGAGGTCCTTACATTCCTacatgttaaaaagaaagaaacaaaaagcatacacatttttaatttacgTATATTAATTAAGATGCTGTTCCAATACATTTCAGTTTATCTTGCAGAGTAAAAAGAGCAAAGAGGAGTGGACAGAAGACGAAAGGAGAAGGGGAGAAGAGGGGATACCAGAAGAGAGCCGAGTAGAGCAGACAAGAGGAGTGGAGAgcagaggaaatgagaggaaaaaagaggagagcagagaaaatgaggagttcagagcagagcagaggaagacATGAGGATCTTTTTGAGTTAATCAGTCACCTGTTATCAATGACATAGCCTACCTGGCAGTCATGGAAAAGATCTTCTTGTCTTTCACCAAGGTATTCAATGAGGCAGCAGACAACTACAtccctttttttctcaatgCTCTGTGACTGTAGGGAGATACAATTTAGTCAAAAGACTGTTAGTGGAACTCAGAGATTTACATACACAAAGACTGAAttccttaaaaactaaaacatttttaaacatttcacagaTTGATGTTGAATTGTAGTTTGTTAAATTGGTTAGGAGCTCAACTTTGTACACAACAAAGCAATTGTTTACAgattatttcacttttaattcACTTAAATCAATTATTACATATTtgtgaaaaaagtgaaacaacatACGTCATTTACAGTGTCCAGCAGAGGGCGTATCTTGgaaccagcagctcctcctttAGCACGCATTAGCTGCAAAAGACCTGGTGTGTACCCATCAAGTTTCAGCATGAACGTCTCCTCCAAGGGAACAGTGGTTATACGACAGAACTCTTCCTTGATCTAGTGAGTAagtaaaggggaaaaaagaaaattttaAATGATAGACCAGATCACAAAGTAACCACATTAAAGTTTCTTGGTGGGAAGGAAAAATTATCAAGCATACTCACCTGAGCCTCACTGAATAATGCCGGCCACCTTTCtttaaacacactcacagagggGCTGAGGGTCACCACTTCGACTCTTCGGCTTGAGAAGgttttactcattttatttgcGATTAACTTcgcattgtttttctttttcacttcaTCGAGTAATTCAAGCCTCTCCTTCTCAAGTGTGTCTTGTCTTTCGCCAACAGGGTGTGGAGGTAGGTAATTAACCTCAGCTTTTTTAggctttttcacattttttgatGGGCCTGCATCAGTCGGATGCTTCCTCTTCAATGAGTTGACTTCGATTTCCGGGTAAGCATATTTTCGAGATTTTAGCTTGGCACGGTAATTGTGCATCTTATTTTTTATGCGCTGTTGCCAGCCATATAACCCTGCAAACGATCCCGCCTCCTTGAGACATGGAAACTTGGCAACCAGAGCTTCAGCCACTGAGAGAATCTGTTGACTTGATGGATATGCGGAGTAGGAAAAAATCACTTTTGAAAGGTCTTGCATTATAGCTGATTTAACACTGGCATCCATGAAGTGTCTTCCAGTGGCATGATATGTTTTGTTTGCCTCTGCGAGGATTAGTTCTATGTCCCGGGAAAACTGCGGTACTTGAAATGGCACTGGCCATGCAGCATGTCGACATGAATCAGGGAGAATAATGGTGTCCTTGGAACTTGATGACGCACAGTCGGACACCTGTGAGGATGCATCATCATCTGCAGGGGAGATGTCCATTTCGGTACTTCTTGCAGGATGGGTGTTCACTGAACTCAGAGAACTCAATGGAGATGATGGTTCTGATTCACTCACTGGGTGCAGGTTAAGGGTGATGACCGGCTCTTTTTGGATCACTTTAACAGTGGCCTTGTCGTGCAAGTCAGCAGTTGATGTGACACTGAAAAACTGATTGTCAAAGTCTTTGTCTTGGTATAGTAGTCCAATTTCCCCATACAGTTGGAAAGTTCTTGTAACTATGGAAAGAAGATCTTCCACTGTATCAGGAATTCCTGTTGAAAGTGTCAACTTTTGAATGTTGTGTTCTTCTAAAATGACTCTCAGCTGaaccgccattgttgtttgggatgtgtttcttcagctgtagagacagagaaagaaaataaattgagaCAGGTTATTAATAGTTGATGAGCTTACTTGCATAGGTTTGCTTCAAGTTTCTTCCACCAAAAAAATTAATGGAGATTTTGTTCAGTGGAACTTTCAATAAATAATCTTTGATGGTAATTATTAATTTaagaagagggagatgaggaaagaaagagaggagagtaGAAGAGaagatagaggagaggagagaagaggtaAAAAGAGACAAGAAGAGAGGATTGAGgaaaggggggagaggagagatgcTTTCTTTGTAATAAAAGCAA containing:
- the LOC115589352 gene encoding uncharacterized protein LOC115589352 codes for the protein MAVQLRVILEEHNIQKLTLSTGIPDTVEDLLSIVTRTFQLYGEIGLLYQDKDFDNQFFSVTSTADLHDKATVKVIQKEPVITLNLHPVSESEPSSPLSSLSSVNTHPARSTEMDISPADDDASSQVSDCASSSSKDTIILPDSCRHAAWPVPFQVPQFSRDIELILAEANKTYHATGRHFMDASVKSAIMQDLSKVIFSYSAYPSSQQILSVAEALVAKFPCLKEAGSFAGLYGWQQRIKNKMHNYRAKLKSRKYAYPEIEVNSLKRKHPTDAGPSKNVKKPKKAEVNYLPPHPVGERQDTLEKERLELLDEVKKKNNAKLIANKMSKTFSSRRVEVVTLSPSVSVFKERWPALFSEAQIKEEFCRITTVPLEETFMLKLDGYTPGLLQLMRAKGGAAGSKIRPLLDTVNDSQSIEKKRDVVVCCLIEYLGERQEDLFHDCQECKDLTDKTMKVIVMHSVMAEEDPSDVCIVIEGNTVMEGYMSRNDSSSSDSLHQPNISFIYSYSPYNLECFLNSPGSFVFLTFCVTHTLLLLPLCILVLHLGFQRWRKQRSTSTAAMTSHSDIFPYHMVTMELMGVLGFMISCCGFFRYDFMKIWAGFHLWAMTLYGEMFFHILTCVERYLAVVHPIIYLSLKGEKGVRIRNVIIGLSVLCVLIHPGPGEQGGDRERVDQSKKRSFYTIVAILGVLLLSSLVIPLLFLRRKYS